The Salegentibacter sp. Hel_I_6 region TATACTCATCCATCCTCGTGCTTACAGGATTTGTCATATTTTCTAAAGAATCTTTAACTGCTTTACCCAGGCTGGAATATCGTGATTGCTCCTCACTTAAATAAAGTACACCGGTTTCAGATTTTATGGAATTTTCATCTGTCGAATCCTCCTGGAATTCGAGTTGATACGTAGCTTTATAGGAATACTGATTCTGTGCCTGCAAATTCCCTAAACTAAGGAAAAGCATAGCGATTATAAGACTTCTCATTTTTGTAGTTCTATTTGGTTATTCATTTTCGCAAATCTTTCTTTAAAGCTTTCAGCATATTTTTTCTTGTTTTCTTCAGAGATAATTACATTAGGGGGAGTGGGCGCATACCCCATAGGATCTTCCATATATCGTTTCCAAACTTTATATAATTCAGTTTTATTGGTTTCAGCGTATTGGTTAAGATTGATCTTGTATTTAAGTTTTGGACTGAGTTTTTCCAGACCGAAAAATTCAAATACATAATGCTGCTGGGTATCTTCAAGCTCCAATATTAAACCCGGCAAACCACTAAACTTATAAGGCCCATCTGAAATAGGAACTTCGGAAGTAAACCAGGCTACATAATCTCTTCCGGCAAAAGAAGTTTTAGCTTTTTGAACCTCAAAATCTTTAATTTTCTTCTTCTCCGGTAGAATTTCCCATTCAAATTGATTCATTTTCTGGATATAGTAAAATTGATCACGTGAAATAGTCCTCGTGAAAAACAGCTTATTTTCACTCCTATCCTTCAAAATGGCATATTGAAAATCTGTAACCGCTTCCCGGGAAGTATGTGCGGTATTCCCTTTTCTAACAATAGGATTGGCCAGAGTTTTTGCCCGACTGGAAAATTTAGAAAGTTCATCTCCAGCAAATAAGATCATATATTCAGATTTGGATTCATCGAGATTGGTGGAATCCAATTTGTAGGTGAGTTTATAGGTGACTTTATATTCGAATTTATCAGCTAGCTTTTGGGCGCTACAAATTGCGGAAAATAATATAAGAAAGAAGGTAAAATAAGTGTGTTTCATTGATTTAAATTTATTCCAACTCTATGGGATTATTTCGGCTTTTATAGTTTTCTTTTAATTCTTTTTTGGCTTCTTTCTCACTTTCTTTAGACCAGCCAATTTTAACACCGGCTTTTATTAATGCTCCCAAAAGATCACGATCATGATTATCTTTAACGGATAGAAAATCTTTCTTGGAAACAAGGGTAAATCGATTCTTCTCAATACTCACTGCAACAGGTTTTTTTAATTCGTGAAATCCTGTCATTTTAAAATGATAATAATTTTGGGTATCAGAAATTTCAATGATCAAACCCGGCAAACCGCTAAATTTATAAGGCCCATCAGAAATTGGAATTTCAGAAGTAAACCAGGCAACATATTCCCTCCCCGCAAAATTAGTAGTTGCTTTTTGTACCTTATAGCCAGAGACGTTTTTTGCTTCAGAATGAATTTCCCATTCCTGAAGTGGGAGTTTTTCGTTATACTTAAAGCTATCTTTAAAAATCCGTTCAAAAAATAGAATTTCTCCTTCAGTAAAATTTTTAAATATTTTATACTTGAACTTTGTTTGCGGTCGAGCCATAAACCTACCGGTCTTTTCAAAATTCTTTTTTCTAATCTTGTTGATAGAATCATGCTTCAAAAAATTTTCACTGGTAAACCTGGAGATATTATCCCCCATATAAAGTACCATGGTTTCATTTTGAATAGATTCAGCATCGGTTGAATCTATTTGCCATGTTAACTCATAAGTAGCTTTGTATTTAAACTTTTCGTTTAATTCCTGTGCTTTACAAATTGGAAAAGCCAGAATAAACAAAAGAGAAAAGTAAACATATTTCATAAGATAGGGGTTTTATTGCAGTTCTATGGGATTATTCTGCTTCTCCAATTTTTCTTTGTATTCCCGCAAAAGCTTTTCTTTTTGTCCATCTTTAAAACCTATAGTAATATTTTTTTCCGGAGTATTATTTCGTTCTAAAACAGCAAAAGGATCTAGCTTATATTCTTTAATTCGTTCTAAAATTTCCTTTTTATCACTTTTTATAAAATGAGAAGCTTTAAGCTCTACGCTAACAGGGTTCTTGAACTTTTCGAAACTTTTTAGTTTATAATTATAATGATTTTGAGTGTCGCTAATTTCAAGGATAAGTCCCGGTAAACCATTAAATTTATAAGGTCCCTCCTGCATTGGAATTTCTGAAGTAAACCAGGCGATATAATTTCTTCCGGCAAAAGTGGTAGTCGCCTTTTGTGCCTGATAGCCTTCTATCAGCTTATTCTCCGGCAAAATCTCCCAACTAAATTGGTTCAGGTCTTCTTCGTACCTCAGGTTATCCCTAAGAATTTTATAGGAGTAAGATATTTTTTCTTCCGGAAAACCTTTGTAAATCACCGATTCAAACTCGGTTTTAGTTTTTTTAGCACGTTCTTCAAAATCCATACTTCCAATATCTCTTCCCTGTAAATTCATTTTTAAAGAATCACTCATCGTTCGGCCTTTACTGGCAAAAA contains the following coding sequences:
- a CDS encoding GLPGLI family protein — encoded protein: MKHTYFTFFLILFSAICSAQKLADKFEYKVTYKLTYKLDSTNLDESKSEYMILFAGDELSKFSSRAKTLANPIVRKGNTAHTSREAVTDFQYAILKDRSENKLFFTRTISRDQFYYIQKMNQFEWEILPEKKKIKDFEVQKAKTSFAGRDYVAWFTSEVPISDGPYKFSGLPGLILELEDTQQHYVFEFFGLEKLSPKLKYKINLNQYAETNKTELYKVWKRYMEDPMGYAPTPPNVIISEENKKKYAESFKERFAKMNNQIELQK
- a CDS encoding GLPGLI family protein; the protein is MKYVYFSLLFILAFPICKAQELNEKFKYKATYELTWQIDSTDAESIQNETMVLYMGDNISRFTSENFLKHDSINKIRKKNFEKTGRFMARPQTKFKYKIFKNFTEGEILFFERIFKDSFKYNEKLPLQEWEIHSEAKNVSGYKVQKATTNFAGREYVAWFTSEIPISDGPYKFSGLPGLIIEISDTQNYYHFKMTGFHELKKPVAVSIEKNRFTLVSKKDFLSVKDNHDRDLLGALIKAGVKIGWSKESEKEAKKELKENYKSRNNPIELE
- a CDS encoding GLPGLI family protein, yielding MQNFLLIIFSLIFSSVFAQNQKIQDQIKYKATYELTYFPDSTNIEEVKSEDFNLYLGNKVSIFASKGRTMSDSLKMNLQGRDIGSMDFEERAKKTKTEFESVIYKGFPEEKISYSYKILRDNLRYEEDLNQFSWEILPENKLIEGYQAQKATTTFAGRNYIAWFTSEIPMQEGPYKFNGLPGLILEISDTQNHYNYKLKSFEKFKNPVSVELKASHFIKSDKKEILERIKEYKLDPFAVLERNNTPEKNITIGFKDGQKEKLLREYKEKLEKQNNPIELQ